One Trichormus variabilis 0441 genomic window, AATCTGGGTGCTTCTCTGCTACTTTTTTAATTGCTTCTTGAGGTGAATTTGTAATCTCCAGAACATTATATCCTAATGCTTGTAAACTATTTTTAATATTTAGCGCCAGGGCTGCTTCATCCTCAACAACTAGGATTTTGCGGGAGACCATGTTAAAATTACCTGTTTGCTAAGGTTCAGATATTGTTGTTAACATCAACTTAATCTGAAAGTTATTTATTCTATGATAATCAATCTCTAAAATATCGGTTACTTGCTTGAATAAACTCTTGATTTAAGATTAAAGATTGTGTTAATTGCTGGCAAATTTTCCTGATGTTCAGCAAATAAAAAAAATAATTACCATCATCTGATGTAGATGAAATCTTCATTTTCAATAAAATTATTTTTTGTATCTTATTTGTTACAAAAATGTGACCAATAGGCATATTGGATACCATAATCTTTGTAAATCCAACAATTCCCACAATATTTATGATTCCCCGTGTAAGAGCGCCAGAACTACCGCAAAATTATCCTTGGTTGAATACTGAACAACCTTTGTCTATTAAGCAACTTAGAGGTAGAGTTGTAATTTTAGATTTTTGGACTTATTGTTGTATAAACTGTCTCCACGTTCTGCCAGATTTGAAATATCTGGAACAAAAATACAAGGATAGCCTGACAGTTATTGGTGTCCATTCTGCCAAATTCGACAACGAACAGGAAACCGAAAACATCCGCCAAGCTATATTGCGCTACGATATTGAACACCCAGTATTAGTAGACAAAGGTTTTCGTGTATGGCAAGAGTATGCTGTACGTGCTTGGCCTACTTTAATGGTTATCGACCCCAAAGGTTATGTAATTGGCTACGTTTCTGGTGAAGGAAATCGAGATAAGTTAGACCAATTAATTACACAAGTCATTCAGGAACATCAAGGCGCAATTAATTTCCAACAACTCAGCCTCACTCTAGAAAAACAGCGTCAACCATTAATTACACCTCTAGCTTTTCCAGGTAAAGTTCTAGCCACCCCAGGCGGGTTATTCGTCGCCGACTCCGGACATCACCGCATAGTTGTGAGTGACTTCAACGGTGAGATTCTGCATTTAATCGGTAACGGAAAGTCAGGCTTAACTGATGGTAATTTTCAGGAAGCACAGTTTTCCGCACCCCAGGGAATGGCGTTTGATATGGAAAATCAAATTCTCTACGTCGCTGACACAGATAATCATGTTGTGAGACGGGCTGATATTCAGCAGCAAACAGTAGAAACCATTGCAGGGACAGGTGAACAAAGCCGCAATATTCAACCGCATGGGGGTGCTGGTTTAGAGACTGCTTTAAACTCCCCTTGGGATTTGGTAAAAGTTGGAAATAGTTTATACATTGCAATGGCAGGAACCCATCAAATTTGGCAAATGGATTTACCAAGCGGCTTTGTCAAAACCTATGCAGGTACAGGTGCAGAAGGTTGTTTTGATGGTTACCTGACAGAATCAGTTTTTGCCCAACCTAGTGGAATTACTAATAATGAACAAGAATTATACATTGCTGACAGTGAAATCAGTTCCATTCGTGGTGTAGGACTATTGGAACCTCAGGAAGTCAGAACCGTTTGCGGTAGTGGTGGTTTATTCGGTTTTGGTGATGTCGATGGACAGGGTGAAAATGTCCGTTTACAGCATTGTTTAGGGGTGGAATATTTTCAAAATTATTTGTGGGTAGCAGATACATACAACCACAAAATTAAATTAGTTAGTCCTCATACTGGTAATTGTCAAACTGTCCTGGGAGATGGTTCGGCTGGGTTACAAAATGGTCAAGGTAAAAATACGCGCTTTTTTGAACCTTCCGGCTTGAGTGCGATGGATTCATATCTGTATATTAGTGATACGAACAATCATGTAATTCGCCGTGTAGATTTGCGTACTTTGGAAGTGACGACGATGCAATTTAATGGTTTATGTGCGCCTGATGTTTGTATTCCAAATAACTTTTAAGTTCGTGCATACTGCTTCGCAGAACCCGCAGGGTAGACGCAAAGTTTTCTCTGTACCTCTGTCTTGAAAAGTTCTGGAGGAGGGTTTCTCTACGTAGACGACTGGTGAATCCGCAGAGAGATTGCCCAATTTTATTAGTTTGGTAGGGTGCGTCAGTGCCATATAACCTAACTATACTCAGAAATTATTCATACTGACGCACCCTAGATTTTAGAGATTTTTTTATCTGGAAATCCCTAAGAAACGCTATATATGTAAATTTTATTCTATGCAATTAGTAATTTTCGATATTGATGGTACATTAATTAATTCAAACAGTATTGATTCAGATTGCTTTCTCAGTGCTTTTAAATTAGAGTTTGGTTTTACTAATATTAGTTCCAATTGGGCTAAATACACCAACATCACAGATTCAGGAATTGCACAAGAAATTTTCATAGAAAAGTTAGGTCGATTACCAACACAAGTAGAATTGGAAAATATTAAAAAATGTTTTGTTAATTTATTGCAAGAATCATTTCATGAAAATCCAAATTTATTCAGTGAAATTCTTGGGTCTGGACAAATATTAGCTGAATTACGGGTAAATCAAGACTGGTGCG contains:
- a CDS encoding thioredoxin-like domain-containing protein, yielding MIPRVRAPELPQNYPWLNTEQPLSIKQLRGRVVILDFWTYCCINCLHVLPDLKYLEQKYKDSLTVIGVHSAKFDNEQETENIRQAILRYDIEHPVLVDKGFRVWQEYAVRAWPTLMVIDPKGYVIGYVSGEGNRDKLDQLITQVIQEHQGAINFQQLSLTLEKQRQPLITPLAFPGKVLATPGGLFVADSGHHRIVVSDFNGEILHLIGNGKSGLTDGNFQEAQFSAPQGMAFDMENQILYVADTDNHVVRRADIQQQTVETIAGTGEQSRNIQPHGGAGLETALNSPWDLVKVGNSLYIAMAGTHQIWQMDLPSGFVKTYAGTGAEGCFDGYLTESVFAQPSGITNNEQELYIADSEISSIRGVGLLEPQEVRTVCGSGGLFGFGDVDGQGENVRLQHCLGVEYFQNYLWVADTYNHKIKLVSPHTGNCQTVLGDGSAGLQNGQGKNTRFFEPSGLSAMDSYLYISDTNNHVIRRVDLRTLEVTTMQFNGLCAPDVCIPNNF